Proteins encoded by one window of Acidobacteriota bacterium:
- a CDS encoding phage integrase family protein, with protein MHLVRTLYGRRAAIDFEDLVRFPLPLPRPRWVDRQHIESVLLHLSSGTKTSARLRLMHWTGMRPSQMGRLTPLDFRLADPVPYVNVPRGKGGRLAAIPLVEDALRAVHDFIAADAFGPWSTQSANKAIQAAARKAHRQPFTVYQIRHSFATCLRHAGADLADIQDLYGHTNVATTRIYAAPTLAKQRAAIQRLYSAAS; from the coding sequence ATGCACTTGGTCCGCACCCTGTACGGTCGCCGCGCGGCCATCGACTTCGAAGATCTCGTACGGTTTCCGCTGCCTCTCCCGCGCCCTCGCTGGGTCGACCGCCAGCACATCGAATCCGTCCTCTTGCACCTGTCGAGCGGAACGAAGACCTCCGCCCGGCTGCGTCTCATGCACTGGACCGGTATGCGGCCTTCCCAGATGGGCCGGCTCACGCCTCTTGACTTTCGGCTCGCCGATCCCGTGCCGTACGTAAACGTCCCCCGCGGCAAGGGTGGTCGACTCGCCGCCATCCCATTGGTCGAGGACGCCCTCCGTGCCGTCCACGACTTCATCGCCGCAGACGCTTTCGGTCCCTGGTCGACGCAGAGCGCGAACAAAGCGATTCAGGCAGCCGCGCGGAAAGCTCACCGGCAGCCCTTCACCGTGTATCAGATCCGTCACTCCTTCGCCACTTGCCTCCGGCACGCCGGCGCTGATCTCGCCGACATTCAGGACCTCTATGGACACACCAACGTCGCCACCACGCGCATCTACGCCGCCCCGACGCTCGCCAAGCAACGCGCTGCCATCCAGCGCCTATATTCCGCCGCTTCCTGA
- the rnhA gene encoding ribonuclease HI: protein MAPKKEVTIHTDGACTGNPGPGGYAAILAHGAHRKELSGGFRRTTNNRMELVAAIVGLRALKQECRVVLYSDSEYLVKAMTKGWAERWKSKGWRRNRSAKALNADLWAQLLELCQDHRVQFRWVRGHSGNLENERCDKLAVEAAAGADLPVDEGFERSEK, encoded by the coding sequence ATGGCACCGAAGAAGGAAGTAACGATTCATACGGATGGGGCCTGTACAGGGAACCCCGGTCCTGGCGGGTACGCTGCAATACTCGCGCACGGCGCGCACAGAAAGGAGCTGTCAGGAGGTTTTCGGCGAACGACGAATAATCGGATGGAATTGGTGGCGGCCATCGTTGGACTAAGGGCGTTGAAGCAGGAATGCCGGGTCGTGCTCTATAGTGATTCGGAATATCTCGTAAAGGCTATGACAAAGGGGTGGGCAGAGCGATGGAAGAGCAAGGGGTGGAGACGGAATAGGAGTGCGAAAGCCTTGAATGCCGATCTGTGGGCGCAACTTCTGGAGTTGTGCCAAGACCACAGGGTACAGTTTCGATGGGTAAGGGGGCACTCGGGCAATCTGGAAAACGAGCGGTGTGACAAGTTGGCTGTTGAGGCCGCTGCGGGAGCCGACCTACCGGTCGACGAAGGTTTCGAGCGATCGGAGAAATAG